The sequence CTTGATCGCCCGGGCGCGCATTGCGTGGGACAAGGCCTTGCGGACATCCATCATTCGCGTACGCCGCCATGGGCCCGGGGACGATTGTCGACGGTCACGTAATTCCCCAGGGGTAGTCGTCACGTAATTCCCCAGGTTGGGAGCTGCTGGTGGTGAGGGTAGCGGGGTTGGCGGTCGGTGTCAGGTGGTGGTGACTCCGGGGCGCTTGCGGGGCCGGTAGGAGGGGCCGTCCATGAGGACTTGGTGGCTGGTGTTGATCAGCCGGTCGAGCAGTGATTCGGCGACGACGGGGTTGGGGAACAGCGGGTACCAATCCTTGGGGGCGCGGTTGCTGGTCAGGATCAGCGGCTTGGCGGCGATGGCGCGGTCGGAGACCAGGTCGTAGAGGTCGTCGCTTTGGGTGGGGGTGTGCTCGCGCATGGCGAAGTCGTCGACGATGAGGACCAGGGGGCGGGTGTATTCGCGCATGCGTTGGCCGATGGTGCGGTCAGCGTGACCGCCGGCGAGGTCGGCGAGCATTCGGGAGCATTTGACGAAGCGGATGTCGCCGCCGCGTCGAGCTACTTGGTGTCCGAGTGCTTGTGCTACATGGGTTTTGCCGACTCCGACGGGTCCGTAGAGGATCACCGATTCGCCGGCGTCGAGCCAGCGCAGTGCGGCCAGATCGCGCAGCATCGCGGCGGGCAACTTGGGGCTGACGGCGAAGTCGAAGTCCTCGAAGGTGTTGGCTTGTTCGAAGCGGGCGCGCCGTATTCGCCGTGCCAGGGCGGCGGTCTCGCGGCGGGCGATTTCGTCTTCGCAGAGCA is a genomic window of Mycolicibacter heraklionensis containing:
- the istB gene encoding IS21-like element helper ATPase IstB, whose product is MTIHDPSLRAALKTLKLTGMLDTLDARLAQTRDGKLGHLEFLQVLCEDEIARRETAALARRIRRARFEQANTFEDFDFAVSPKLPAAMLRDLAALRWLDAGESVILYGPVGVGKTHVAQALGHQVARRGGDIRFVKCSRMLADLAGGHADRTIGQRMREYTRPLVLIVDDFAMREHTPTQSDDLYDLVSDRAIAAKPLILTSNRAPKDWYPLFPNPVVAESLLDRLINTSHQVLMDGPSYRPRKRPGVTTT